From a single Miscanthus floridulus cultivar M001 chromosome 8, ASM1932011v1, whole genome shotgun sequence genomic region:
- the LOC136478255 gene encoding serine/threonine-protein kinase BLUS1-like isoform X1: MAGPGEKAAGGGGGGERRKYPIHVEDYELYEEIGQGVSAIVYRALCKPLDEIVAVKVLDFERTNSDLNNIVREAQTMILIDHPNVVKAHCSFAKDQTLWVVMPYMAGGSCLHIMKSVHPTGFEEPIIATILREVLKGLEYLHHHGSIHRDVKAGNILVDSRGGIKLGDFGVSACLFDSGDRQRARNTFVGTPCWMAPEVMEQLHGYDFRADIWSFGITALELAHGHAPFSKYPPMKVLLMTLQNAPPGLDYERDKKFSRNFKQMVAMCLVKDPSRRPSAKRLLKQSFFKQARSTDFIARKLLEGLPGLGVRYQALKEKDQDLMAQRKMSDGKKEEISQDEYKRGISSWTFDMDDLRSQASLVLGTECEDSISCKDSDMSFYDLDSLQDQATEGPHLSRDISMKYDADIENDMTAKDKSAVSSPDQPACLLRNASMHGMPTNGSVRKDNSTESFDMECQEKHPDIIPTSSSHERKFSFSSCSSDGLLSSKESSRQQSSIHNRDKCNGAPLHVSDETSPEAAPKAHKSAEDHDDRSKPPLIRGRFKVIPGHVDFDKVQPPGLQKCHSMQTISRLPSLSIPSSAEVASNIIGGSFYMQLYSILQTNMLQRDQILNAMKQVSGCDMASPGIPSMASQCIPSTSRSTSPSGAVSVDRSMLEAAYEREKELLNEVLELQWRLLCTQDEVQRLKAKAAQVHIRFSLSN; the protein is encoded by the exons ATGGCGGGGCCCGGTGAGAAGGCGGCGGGCGGAGGCGGGGGAGGCGAGAGGCGCAAGTACCCGATCCACGTGGAGGACTACGAGCTCTACGAGGAGATCGGGCAGGGCGTCAGCGCCATCGTCTACCGCGCGCTCTGCAAGCCACTCGACGAGATCGTCGCCGTCAAGGTGCTCGACTTCGAGCGCACCAACAGCGACCTG AACAACATCGTGCGCGAAGCTCAGACAATGATTCTGATAGACCACCCTAACGTTGTCAAGGCGCATTGTTCATTTGCAAAGGACCAAACGTTATGGGTGGTTATGCCGTATATGGCTGGAGGGTCCTGTCTTCACATAATGAAATCAGTGCATCCTACTGGATTCGAGGAACCCATCATTGCAACGATACTTCGTGAAGTCCTCAAAGGTTTAGAGTATCTTCACCATCATGGTTCTATACATCGAGATGTGAAG GCAGGAAATATTCTAGTCGATTCTAGGGGTGGAATTAAGCTTGGGGACTTTGGAGTCTCTGCTTGCCTTTTTGATTCTGGTGATAGGCAGAGGGCCAGGAATACTTTTGTGGGAACGCCTTGCTG GATGGCGCCCGAGGTTATGGAGCAGCTACATGGATATGATTTCAG AGCAGACATATGGTCCTTTGGAATTACTGCACTTGAACTTGCTCATGGTCATGCTCCTTTCTCTAAGTACCCTCCCATGAAG GTCTTGCTTATGACACTTCAGAATGCTCCTCCAGGTCTTGACTATGAAAGAGATAAGAAATTCTCAAGG AACTTCAAGCAAATGGTTGCTATGTGTTTGGTAAAAGACCCTTCAAGGAGGCCTTCGGCAAAAAGATTGTTGAAGCAATCATTTTTCAAACAAGCTCGTTCCACTGATTTCATTGCACGAAAGCTTTTGGAAGGATTACCTGGCCTTGGTGTTAGATATCAAGCTTTGAAG GAAAAGGATCAAGATTTAATGGCTCAAAGGAAAATGTCTGATGGAAAGAAAGAAGAAATCTCGCAG GATGAATACAAAAGGGGTATTAGCAGCTGGACCTTCGACATGGATGACCTGAGATCTCAAGCTTCACTGGTACTC GGCACAGAATGTGAAGACAGTATATCATGCAAAGATTCAGATATGTCTTTCTATGACTTGGACAGCTTACAGGATCAAGCAACAGAAGGGCCACATTTGTCGAGAGATATCTCAATGAAGTATGATGCTGACATT GAAAATGATATGACAGCCAAAGATAAGTCAGCTGTTTCATCTCCTGATCAGCCTGCTTGCTTGTTAAG GAATGCTTCTATGCATGGGATGCCCACAAACGGTTCTGTCAGGAAAGACAACTCTACAGAAAGCTTCGATATGGAATGTCAAGAGAAACATCCGGACATTATTCCAACTAGCTCATCCCATgaaaggaagttttcttttagttCTTGTTCATCAGATGGACTCCTTTCGTCCAAAGAGAG CTCGAGACAGCAAAGTAGCATCCACAACCGTGACAAGTGTAATGGAGCGCCCTTGCATGTATCAGATGAAACATCTCCTGAAGCTGCTCCTAAGGCACATAAATCAGCAG AGGACCATGATGATAGATCGAAACCTCCACTTATAAGAGGTCGATTTAAAGTTATACCTGGGCATGTTGACTTTGATAAG GTTCAACCACCTGGCCTACAGAAGTGTCACAGCATGCAG ACAATTTCTCGCCTTCCATCATTAAGTATACCCTCTTCCGCAGAAGTTGCATCAAACATTATTGGTGGCTCCTTCTACATGCAGCTATATAGTATTCTACAGACAAATATGCTTCAGAGG GACCAAATACTTAACGCGATGAAGCAGGTGAGTGGTTGTGACATGGCTTCACCAGGCATACCTTCTATGGCTTCACAGTGTATCCCTTCCACAAGTCGGTCGACATCTCCATCAGGTGCAGTGTCAGTTGACAGATCCATG TTGGAAGCTGCATATGAAAGGGAGAAAGAGCTACTGAATGAGGTCTTGGAGCTGCAATGGCG GTTATTGTGCACACAAGATGAGGTTCAGAGGCTTAAAGCAAAGGCAGCGCAGGTGCACATAAGATTTTCCCTCTCAAACTAA
- the LOC136478255 gene encoding serine/threonine-protein kinase BLUS1-like isoform X2, with protein sequence MAGPGEKAAGGGGGGERRKYPIHVEDYELYEEIGQGVSAIVYRALCKPLDEIVAVKVLDFERTNSDLNNIVREAQTMILIDHPNVVKAHCSFAKDQTLWVVMPYMAGGSCLHIMKSVHPTGFEEPIIATILREVLKGLEYLHHHGSIHRDVKAGNILVDSRGGIKLGDFGVSACLFDSGDRQRARNTFVGTPCWMAPEVMEQLHGYDFRADIWSFGITALELAHGHAPFSKYPPMKVLLMTLQNAPPGLDYERDKKFSRNFKQMVAMCLVKDPSRRPSAKRLLKQSFFKQARSTDFIARKLLEGLPGLGVRYQALKEKDQDLMAQRKMSDGKKEEISQDEYKRGISSWTFDMDDLRSQASLGTECEDSISCKDSDMSFYDLDSLQDQATEGPHLSRDISMKYDADIENDMTAKDKSAVSSPDQPACLLRNASMHGMPTNGSVRKDNSTESFDMECQEKHPDIIPTSSSHERKFSFSSCSSDGLLSSKESSRQQSSIHNRDKCNGAPLHVSDETSPEAAPKAHKSAEDHDDRSKPPLIRGRFKVIPGHVDFDKVQPPGLQKCHSMQTISRLPSLSIPSSAEVASNIIGGSFYMQLYSILQTNMLQRDQILNAMKQVSGCDMASPGIPSMASQCIPSTSRSTSPSGAVSVDRSMLEAAYEREKELLNEVLELQWRLLCTQDEVQRLKAKAAQVHIRFSLSN encoded by the exons ATGGCGGGGCCCGGTGAGAAGGCGGCGGGCGGAGGCGGGGGAGGCGAGAGGCGCAAGTACCCGATCCACGTGGAGGACTACGAGCTCTACGAGGAGATCGGGCAGGGCGTCAGCGCCATCGTCTACCGCGCGCTCTGCAAGCCACTCGACGAGATCGTCGCCGTCAAGGTGCTCGACTTCGAGCGCACCAACAGCGACCTG AACAACATCGTGCGCGAAGCTCAGACAATGATTCTGATAGACCACCCTAACGTTGTCAAGGCGCATTGTTCATTTGCAAAGGACCAAACGTTATGGGTGGTTATGCCGTATATGGCTGGAGGGTCCTGTCTTCACATAATGAAATCAGTGCATCCTACTGGATTCGAGGAACCCATCATTGCAACGATACTTCGTGAAGTCCTCAAAGGTTTAGAGTATCTTCACCATCATGGTTCTATACATCGAGATGTGAAG GCAGGAAATATTCTAGTCGATTCTAGGGGTGGAATTAAGCTTGGGGACTTTGGAGTCTCTGCTTGCCTTTTTGATTCTGGTGATAGGCAGAGGGCCAGGAATACTTTTGTGGGAACGCCTTGCTG GATGGCGCCCGAGGTTATGGAGCAGCTACATGGATATGATTTCAG AGCAGACATATGGTCCTTTGGAATTACTGCACTTGAACTTGCTCATGGTCATGCTCCTTTCTCTAAGTACCCTCCCATGAAG GTCTTGCTTATGACACTTCAGAATGCTCCTCCAGGTCTTGACTATGAAAGAGATAAGAAATTCTCAAGG AACTTCAAGCAAATGGTTGCTATGTGTTTGGTAAAAGACCCTTCAAGGAGGCCTTCGGCAAAAAGATTGTTGAAGCAATCATTTTTCAAACAAGCTCGTTCCACTGATTTCATTGCACGAAAGCTTTTGGAAGGATTACCTGGCCTTGGTGTTAGATATCAAGCTTTGAAG GAAAAGGATCAAGATTTAATGGCTCAAAGGAAAATGTCTGATGGAAAGAAAGAAGAAATCTCGCAG GATGAATACAAAAGGGGTATTAGCAGCTGGACCTTCGACATGGATGACCTGAGATCTCAAGCTTCACTG GGCACAGAATGTGAAGACAGTATATCATGCAAAGATTCAGATATGTCTTTCTATGACTTGGACAGCTTACAGGATCAAGCAACAGAAGGGCCACATTTGTCGAGAGATATCTCAATGAAGTATGATGCTGACATT GAAAATGATATGACAGCCAAAGATAAGTCAGCTGTTTCATCTCCTGATCAGCCTGCTTGCTTGTTAAG GAATGCTTCTATGCATGGGATGCCCACAAACGGTTCTGTCAGGAAAGACAACTCTACAGAAAGCTTCGATATGGAATGTCAAGAGAAACATCCGGACATTATTCCAACTAGCTCATCCCATgaaaggaagttttcttttagttCTTGTTCATCAGATGGACTCCTTTCGTCCAAAGAGAG CTCGAGACAGCAAAGTAGCATCCACAACCGTGACAAGTGTAATGGAGCGCCCTTGCATGTATCAGATGAAACATCTCCTGAAGCTGCTCCTAAGGCACATAAATCAGCAG AGGACCATGATGATAGATCGAAACCTCCACTTATAAGAGGTCGATTTAAAGTTATACCTGGGCATGTTGACTTTGATAAG GTTCAACCACCTGGCCTACAGAAGTGTCACAGCATGCAG ACAATTTCTCGCCTTCCATCATTAAGTATACCCTCTTCCGCAGAAGTTGCATCAAACATTATTGGTGGCTCCTTCTACATGCAGCTATATAGTATTCTACAGACAAATATGCTTCAGAGG GACCAAATACTTAACGCGATGAAGCAGGTGAGTGGTTGTGACATGGCTTCACCAGGCATACCTTCTATGGCTTCACAGTGTATCCCTTCCACAAGTCGGTCGACATCTCCATCAGGTGCAGTGTCAGTTGACAGATCCATG TTGGAAGCTGCATATGAAAGGGAGAAAGAGCTACTGAATGAGGTCTTGGAGCTGCAATGGCG GTTATTGTGCACACAAGATGAGGTTCAGAGGCTTAAAGCAAAGGCAGCGCAGGTGCACATAAGATTTTCCCTCTCAAACTAA
- the LOC136478255 gene encoding serine/threonine-protein kinase BLUS1-like isoform X3, with protein MAGPGEKAAGGGGGGERRKYPIHVEDYELYEEIGQGVSAIVYRALCKPLDEIVAVKVLDFERTNSDLNNIVREAQTMILIDHPNVVKAHCSFAKDQTLWVVMPYMAGGSCLHIMKSVHPTGFEEPIIATILREVLKGLEYLHHHGSIHRDVKAGNILVDSRGGIKLGDFGVSACLFDSGDRQRARNTFVGTPCWMAPEVMEQLHGYDFRADIWSFGITALELAHGHAPFSKYPPMKVLLMTLQNAPPGLDYERDKKFSRNFKQMVAMCLVKDPSRRPSAKRLLKQSFFKQARSTDFIARKLLEGLPGLGVRYQALKEKDQDLMAQRKMSDGKKEEISQDEYKRGISSWTFDMDDLRSQASLVLGTECEDSISCKDSDMSFYDLDSLQDQATEGPHLSRDISMKYDADIENDMTAKDKSAVSSPDQPACLLRNASMHGMPTNGSVRKDNSTESFDMECQEKHPDIIPTSSSHERKFSFSSCSSDGLLSSKESSRQQSSIHNRDKCNGAPLHVSDETSPEAAPKAHKSAEDHDDRSKPPLIRGRFKVIPGHVDFDKVQPPGLQKCHSMQTISRLPSLSIPSSAEVASNIIGGSFYMQLYSILQTNMLQRDQILNAMKQVSGCDMASPGIPSMASQCIPSTSRSTSPSGAVSVDRSMLEAAYEREKELLNEVLELQWRLLCTQDEVQRLKAKAAQI; from the exons ATGGCGGGGCCCGGTGAGAAGGCGGCGGGCGGAGGCGGGGGAGGCGAGAGGCGCAAGTACCCGATCCACGTGGAGGACTACGAGCTCTACGAGGAGATCGGGCAGGGCGTCAGCGCCATCGTCTACCGCGCGCTCTGCAAGCCACTCGACGAGATCGTCGCCGTCAAGGTGCTCGACTTCGAGCGCACCAACAGCGACCTG AACAACATCGTGCGCGAAGCTCAGACAATGATTCTGATAGACCACCCTAACGTTGTCAAGGCGCATTGTTCATTTGCAAAGGACCAAACGTTATGGGTGGTTATGCCGTATATGGCTGGAGGGTCCTGTCTTCACATAATGAAATCAGTGCATCCTACTGGATTCGAGGAACCCATCATTGCAACGATACTTCGTGAAGTCCTCAAAGGTTTAGAGTATCTTCACCATCATGGTTCTATACATCGAGATGTGAAG GCAGGAAATATTCTAGTCGATTCTAGGGGTGGAATTAAGCTTGGGGACTTTGGAGTCTCTGCTTGCCTTTTTGATTCTGGTGATAGGCAGAGGGCCAGGAATACTTTTGTGGGAACGCCTTGCTG GATGGCGCCCGAGGTTATGGAGCAGCTACATGGATATGATTTCAG AGCAGACATATGGTCCTTTGGAATTACTGCACTTGAACTTGCTCATGGTCATGCTCCTTTCTCTAAGTACCCTCCCATGAAG GTCTTGCTTATGACACTTCAGAATGCTCCTCCAGGTCTTGACTATGAAAGAGATAAGAAATTCTCAAGG AACTTCAAGCAAATGGTTGCTATGTGTTTGGTAAAAGACCCTTCAAGGAGGCCTTCGGCAAAAAGATTGTTGAAGCAATCATTTTTCAAACAAGCTCGTTCCACTGATTTCATTGCACGAAAGCTTTTGGAAGGATTACCTGGCCTTGGTGTTAGATATCAAGCTTTGAAG GAAAAGGATCAAGATTTAATGGCTCAAAGGAAAATGTCTGATGGAAAGAAAGAAGAAATCTCGCAG GATGAATACAAAAGGGGTATTAGCAGCTGGACCTTCGACATGGATGACCTGAGATCTCAAGCTTCACTGGTACTC GGCACAGAATGTGAAGACAGTATATCATGCAAAGATTCAGATATGTCTTTCTATGACTTGGACAGCTTACAGGATCAAGCAACAGAAGGGCCACATTTGTCGAGAGATATCTCAATGAAGTATGATGCTGACATT GAAAATGATATGACAGCCAAAGATAAGTCAGCTGTTTCATCTCCTGATCAGCCTGCTTGCTTGTTAAG GAATGCTTCTATGCATGGGATGCCCACAAACGGTTCTGTCAGGAAAGACAACTCTACAGAAAGCTTCGATATGGAATGTCAAGAGAAACATCCGGACATTATTCCAACTAGCTCATCCCATgaaaggaagttttcttttagttCTTGTTCATCAGATGGACTCCTTTCGTCCAAAGAGAG CTCGAGACAGCAAAGTAGCATCCACAACCGTGACAAGTGTAATGGAGCGCCCTTGCATGTATCAGATGAAACATCTCCTGAAGCTGCTCCTAAGGCACATAAATCAGCAG AGGACCATGATGATAGATCGAAACCTCCACTTATAAGAGGTCGATTTAAAGTTATACCTGGGCATGTTGACTTTGATAAG GTTCAACCACCTGGCCTACAGAAGTGTCACAGCATGCAG ACAATTTCTCGCCTTCCATCATTAAGTATACCCTCTTCCGCAGAAGTTGCATCAAACATTATTGGTGGCTCCTTCTACATGCAGCTATATAGTATTCTACAGACAAATATGCTTCAGAGG GACCAAATACTTAACGCGATGAAGCAGGTGAGTGGTTGTGACATGGCTTCACCAGGCATACCTTCTATGGCTTCACAGTGTATCCCTTCCACAAGTCGGTCGACATCTCCATCAGGTGCAGTGTCAGTTGACAGATCCATG TTGGAAGCTGCATATGAAAGGGAGAAAGAGCTACTGAATGAGGTCTTGGAGCTGCAATGGCG GTTATTGTGCACACAAGATGAGGTTCAGAGGCTTAAAGCAAAGGCAGCGCAG ATCTGA